Proteins encoded in a region of the Zea mays cultivar B73 chromosome 4, Zm-B73-REFERENCE-NAM-5.0, whole genome shotgun sequence genome:
- the LOC100217179 gene encoding retinoblastoma-related protein 3 isoform X2, with the protein MDGVAKPSTSSGSGVTDSASAAAASIDERFADLCESKLGLDDSMTRQAMQLFNETKNIKSSMSSLGGGSPEEVERFWSACVMYCVSRLSKARRSKESGSVSLCQILRASKLNIVDFFKEMPQFCIKVAHILTGLYGSDWEKRLELKELQANVVHLSLLSRHYKRAYQELFLPNDGKCSDSSSESNNQEVSDYYRFGWLLFLVLRIQTFSRFKDLVTSTNELVSVLAVLIIHIPVRLRNFDIKDSSYFGKKSDRGVSLIASLCEKYHTSEDELSKALEKTNTLILDILKKKPWTATSACQQDNLTFIDPGLTVFKDLLQGGSLKSSLLILEKEYENAINTRGELDERMFANDEDSLLGSGSLSGGAINLPGTKRKYDVMASPAKSISSPNPMSPPRFCLSPKGNSFCNSKMAPITPVSTAMTTAKWLRSTVSPLPSKPSGELLRFFSACDKDVTDDIVHRAGIILGAIFTSSSFGEQICTNMRSANRMDAIWTEQRKMEALKLYYRVLESMCRAESQILSGNNLTLLLSNERFHRCMIACSAELVLATHKTVTLMFPAVLEKTGITAFDLSKVIEGFVRHEDTLPRELKRHLNSLEERLLESMSWEKGSSMYNSLIVARPVLSIEINRLGLLAEPMPSLDAIAAHHNISMGGLPPLPFQKQERLQDKDEIRSPKRACTERRHVPVDSNSFRSQVKDSIKLKLPPPLQSAFASPTRPNPAAGGETCAETGIAVFFSKISKLAAIRIRSLCERLQLSQQVLERVYSLVQQILSQQTGLFFNRHIDQIILCSIYGVAKISQLQLSFKEIVFGYRKQPQCKPQVFRSVYVHWPPTSHNGKTGEDHVDIITFYNEVFIPAVKPLLVEVGPGASPKRKEEGKVGPYPESPRLARFPNLPDMSPKKVSATHNVYVSPLRSSKMDTLLSPSPKSYYACVGESTYAFQSPSKDLKAINNRLNSWKKVSGRLNFDIVSDLVVASSLNGVQNAKPAATEVVPTKTPVKCEPSES; encoded by the exons ATGGACGGAGTCGCCAAGCCGTCCACGAGCTCGGGGTCGGGGGTCACGGATAGTGCCTCCGCCGCCGCGGCCTCCATAGATGAGAGGTTCGCCGATCTGTGCGAG AGCAAGCTGGGACTAGACGACAGCATGACGAGGCAGGCAATGCAGCTTTTCAATGAGACCAAGAACATCAAGTCCAGCATGTCTTCCTTGGGCGGTGGATCG CCCGAGGAGGTCGAGAGGTTCTGGTCTGCCTGTGTTATGTACTGTGTGTCAAGGCTCAGCAAAGCGCGGAGGTCGAAGGAAAGTGGCAGTGTCTCACTTTGCCAGATTTTGAGGGCATCTAAGCTGAA CATTGTGGATTTTTTCAAGGAGATGCCGCAATTCTGCATAAAGGTTGCACACATTTTGACTGGCCTATATGGTTCAGATTGGGAAAAGAGGCTTGAG TTGAAGGAACTGCAAGCGAATGTTGTCCATTTAAGCTTGCTAAGCAG GCACTACAAGCGTGCATATCAGGAGCTATTCTTGCCAAATGATGGAAAGTGTTCAGACAGCTCTTCAGAATCAAACAACCAAGAGGTTTCTGATTATTATCGCTTTGGATGGTTGCTCTTTTTAGTCCTAAGAATCCAAACATTCAGCAGATTCAAGGATCTTGTGACATCTACGAATGAACTAGTTTCTGTGTTG GCTGTACTTATCATTCATATTCCTGTGCGGCTAAGGAATTTCGATATAAAGGATTCATCCTACTTTG GTAAGAAATCAGATAGGGGAGTCAGTCTTATTGCTTCTCTGTGTGAAAAATATCATACCTCAGAAGATGAGTTGAGCAAAGCACTGGAGAAGACAAATACTCTCATACTGGATATTTTGAAAAAGAAGCCATGGACAGCTACTTCAGCATGCCAACAGGATAATTTGACTTTCATTGATCCAG GGTTGACAGTTTTTAAGGATTTGCTTCAGGGAGGCTCATTGAAATCAAGTCTTCTAATCCTGGAAAAAGAATATGAAAATGCAATTAACACAAGAGGCGAGCTAGATGAGCGCATGTTTGCTAATGATGAGGACAGTTTACTTGGCAGTGGAAGCCTTTCAGGTGGAGCCATTAATTTACCAGGCACAAAG AGAAAGTATGATGTTATGGCCTCACCTGCAAAATCAATATCAAGCCCAAATCCAATGTCTCCTCCACGTTTTTGTCTATCTCCTAAAGGAAACAGCTTTTGCAACTCAAAGATGGCTCCTATCACTCCAGTGAGCACAGCCATGACAACTGCCAAGTGGCTTCGGAGTACAGTATCTCCGCTTCCATCAAAACCTTCTGGGGAACTATTGCGCTTCTTCTCAGCATGTGATAAGGATGTAACAGATGACATTGTACACAGAGCTGGGATTATACTTGGAGCCATATTCACGAGCAGTTCTTTTGGTGAACAGATCTGTACTAATATGCGAAGCGCTAATAGGATGGATGCTATTTGGACAGAGCAAAGAAAAATGGAAGCCCTTAAGCTATATTATAGGGTTCTGGAATCTATGTGTAGGGCAGAGTCACAGATCTTGAGTGGGAACAATCTTACATTACTTTTGTCTAATGAACGTTTCCATCGGTGTATGATTGCATGTTCTGCGGAGTTAGTTCTTGCAACTCACAAGACTGTCACTTTGATGTTCCCagctgtgttggagaagactggcATTACAGCCTTTGACTTGAGTAAAGTCATAGAGGGTTTTGTTCGGCATGAAGATACACTCCCCAGAGAGTTAAAGCGTCATCTGAATTCTCTTGAGGAACGGCTTCTGGAAAGCATGTCATGGGAGAAAGGGTCATCAATGTACAATTCTTTGATTGTTGCTAGGCCAGTACTATCTATCGAAATAAATCGGTTAGGTTTACTGGCTGAACCGATGCCATCACTTGATGCAATTGCAGCACATCATAATATCTCAATGGGTGGCCTGCCGCCTCTTCCCTTCCAGAAACAGGAGCGTTTGCAAG ATAAAGATGAAATCAGGTCTCCCAAAAGGGCGTGCACTGAGAGGAGACATGTGCCGGTGGACAGCAATTCATTTCGATCACAAGTGAAGGACAGTATTAAATTGAAGCTACCACCTCCTCTTCAATCAGCTTTTGCAAG TCCAACAAGACCGAATCCTGCAGCAGGAGGTGAAACATGCGCAGAGACAGGAATAGCTGTGTTCTTTAGCAAG ATATCAAAACTTGCAGCCATTAGAATCAGAAGTCTCTGTGAAAGACTGCAACTTTCTCAGCAAGTTCTGGAGCGAGTATATTCCCTTGTCCAGCAAATCCTTAGCCAACAGACTGGTCTCTTCTTCAACAGGCACATTGATCAGATCATACTATGCAGCATATATGGAGTTGCCAAG ATCTCTCAACTGCAACTTTCATTCAAGGAGATTGTTTTTGGGTATAGGAAACAACCTCAATGCAAGCCACAAGTTTTTCGAAGTGTTTATGTTCATTGGCCCCCAACAAGCCATAATGGG AAAACAGGAGAAGATCATGTTGATATTATCACTTTCTACAATGAAGTATTTATTCCTGCTGTCAAGCCTTTGTTAGTGGAGGTTGGACCTGGTGCTAGTCCAAAGaggaaagaagagggaaaag TAGGTCCATACCCAGAATCCCCTCGGCTAGCTCGGTTTCCGAACCTTCCTGACATGTCTCCAAAGAAGGTTTCTGCTACTCATAATGTATATGTCTCGCCACTACGATCATCAAAG ATGGATACTTTACTCTCACCAAGCCCAAAGAGCTATTATGCATGTGTCGGCGAGAGTACCTATGCGTTCCAAAGCCCCTCCAAGGACCTGAAGGCTATCAACAACCGCCTAAATAG TTGGAAGAAAGTTAGCGGACGATTGAACTTCGACATTGTCAGCGATCTGGTCGTTGCCAGTAGCCTCAACGGCGTTCAAAATGCCAAGCCCGCAGCCACGGAAGTGGTTCCCACCAAGACACCGGTGAAGTGCGAGCCATCTGAATCGTGA
- the LOC100217179 gene encoding Retinoblastoma-related protein 3 produces MDGVAKPSTSSGSGVTDSASAAAASIDERFADLCESKLGLDDSMTRQAMQLFNETKNIKSSMSSLGGGSPEEVERFWSACVMYCVSRLSKARRSKESGSVSLCQILRASKLNIVDFFKEMPQFCIKVAHILTGLYGSDWEKRLELKELQANVVHLSLLSRHYKRAYQELFLPNDGKCSDSSSESNNQEVSDYYRFGWLLFLVLRIQTFSRFKDLVTSTNELVSVLAVLIIHIPVRLRNFDIKDSSYFGKKSDRGVSLIASLCEKYHTSEDELSKALEKTNTLILDILKKKPWTATSACQQDNLTFIDPEGLTVFKDLLQGGSLKSSLLILEKEYENAINTRGELDERMFANDEDSLLGSGSLSGGAINLPGTKRKYDVMASPAKSISSPNPMSPPRFCLSPKGNSFCNSKMAPITPVSTAMTTAKWLRSTVSPLPSKPSGELLRFFSACDKDVTDDIVHRAGIILGAIFTSSSFGEQICTNMRSANRMDAIWTEQRKMEALKLYYRVLESMCRAESQILSGNNLTLLLSNERFHRCMIACSAELVLATHKTVTLMFPAVLEKTGITAFDLSKVIEGFVRHEDTLPRELKRHLNSLEERLLESMSWEKGSSMYNSLIVARPVLSIEINRLGLLAEPMPSLDAIAAHHNISMGGLPPLPFQKQERLQDKDEIRSPKRACTERRHVPVDSNSFRSQVKDSIKLKLPPPLQSAFASPTRPNPAAGGETCAETGIAVFFSKISKLAAIRIRSLCERLQLSQQVLERVYSLVQQILSQQTGLFFNRHIDQIILCSIYGVAKISQLQLSFKEIVFGYRKQPQCKPQVFRSVYVHWPPTSHNGKTGEDHVDIITFYNEVFIPAVKPLLVEVGPGASPKRKEEGKVGPYPESPRLARFPNLPDMSPKKVSATHNVYVSPLRSSKMDTLLSPSPKSYYACVGESTYAFQSPSKDLKAINNRLNSWKKVSGRLNFDIVSDLVVASSLNGVQNAKPAATEVVPTKTPVKCEPSES; encoded by the exons ATGGACGGAGTCGCCAAGCCGTCCACGAGCTCGGGGTCGGGGGTCACGGATAGTGCCTCCGCCGCCGCGGCCTCCATAGATGAGAGGTTCGCCGATCTGTGCGAG AGCAAGCTGGGACTAGACGACAGCATGACGAGGCAGGCAATGCAGCTTTTCAATGAGACCAAGAACATCAAGTCCAGCATGTCTTCCTTGGGCGGTGGATCG CCCGAGGAGGTCGAGAGGTTCTGGTCTGCCTGTGTTATGTACTGTGTGTCAAGGCTCAGCAAAGCGCGGAGGTCGAAGGAAAGTGGCAGTGTCTCACTTTGCCAGATTTTGAGGGCATCTAAGCTGAA CATTGTGGATTTTTTCAAGGAGATGCCGCAATTCTGCATAAAGGTTGCACACATTTTGACTGGCCTATATGGTTCAGATTGGGAAAAGAGGCTTGAG TTGAAGGAACTGCAAGCGAATGTTGTCCATTTAAGCTTGCTAAGCAG GCACTACAAGCGTGCATATCAGGAGCTATTCTTGCCAAATGATGGAAAGTGTTCAGACAGCTCTTCAGAATCAAACAACCAAGAGGTTTCTGATTATTATCGCTTTGGATGGTTGCTCTTTTTAGTCCTAAGAATCCAAACATTCAGCAGATTCAAGGATCTTGTGACATCTACGAATGAACTAGTTTCTGTGTTG GCTGTACTTATCATTCATATTCCTGTGCGGCTAAGGAATTTCGATATAAAGGATTCATCCTACTTTG GTAAGAAATCAGATAGGGGAGTCAGTCTTATTGCTTCTCTGTGTGAAAAATATCATACCTCAGAAGATGAGTTGAGCAAAGCACTGGAGAAGACAAATACTCTCATACTGGATATTTTGAAAAAGAAGCCATGGACAGCTACTTCAGCATGCCAACAGGATAATTTGACTTTCATTGATCCAG AAGGGTTGACAGTTTTTAAGGATTTGCTTCAGGGAGGCTCATTGAAATCAAGTCTTCTAATCCTGGAAAAAGAATATGAAAATGCAATTAACACAAGAGGCGAGCTAGATGAGCGCATGTTTGCTAATGATGAGGACAGTTTACTTGGCAGTGGAAGCCTTTCAGGTGGAGCCATTAATTTACCAGGCACAAAG AGAAAGTATGATGTTATGGCCTCACCTGCAAAATCAATATCAAGCCCAAATCCAATGTCTCCTCCACGTTTTTGTCTATCTCCTAAAGGAAACAGCTTTTGCAACTCAAAGATGGCTCCTATCACTCCAGTGAGCACAGCCATGACAACTGCCAAGTGGCTTCGGAGTACAGTATCTCCGCTTCCATCAAAACCTTCTGGGGAACTATTGCGCTTCTTCTCAGCATGTGATAAGGATGTAACAGATGACATTGTACACAGAGCTGGGATTATACTTGGAGCCATATTCACGAGCAGTTCTTTTGGTGAACAGATCTGTACTAATATGCGAAGCGCTAATAGGATGGATGCTATTTGGACAGAGCAAAGAAAAATGGAAGCCCTTAAGCTATATTATAGGGTTCTGGAATCTATGTGTAGGGCAGAGTCACAGATCTTGAGTGGGAACAATCTTACATTACTTTTGTCTAATGAACGTTTCCATCGGTGTATGATTGCATGTTCTGCGGAGTTAGTTCTTGCAACTCACAAGACTGTCACTTTGATGTTCCCagctgtgttggagaagactggcATTACAGCCTTTGACTTGAGTAAAGTCATAGAGGGTTTTGTTCGGCATGAAGATACACTCCCCAGAGAGTTAAAGCGTCATCTGAATTCTCTTGAGGAACGGCTTCTGGAAAGCATGTCATGGGAGAAAGGGTCATCAATGTACAATTCTTTGATTGTTGCTAGGCCAGTACTATCTATCGAAATAAATCGGTTAGGTTTACTGGCTGAACCGATGCCATCACTTGATGCAATTGCAGCACATCATAATATCTCAATGGGTGGCCTGCCGCCTCTTCCCTTCCAGAAACAGGAGCGTTTGCAAG ATAAAGATGAAATCAGGTCTCCCAAAAGGGCGTGCACTGAGAGGAGACATGTGCCGGTGGACAGCAATTCATTTCGATCACAAGTGAAGGACAGTATTAAATTGAAGCTACCACCTCCTCTTCAATCAGCTTTTGCAAG TCCAACAAGACCGAATCCTGCAGCAGGAGGTGAAACATGCGCAGAGACAGGAATAGCTGTGTTCTTTAGCAAG ATATCAAAACTTGCAGCCATTAGAATCAGAAGTCTCTGTGAAAGACTGCAACTTTCTCAGCAAGTTCTGGAGCGAGTATATTCCCTTGTCCAGCAAATCCTTAGCCAACAGACTGGTCTCTTCTTCAACAGGCACATTGATCAGATCATACTATGCAGCATATATGGAGTTGCCAAG ATCTCTCAACTGCAACTTTCATTCAAGGAGATTGTTTTTGGGTATAGGAAACAACCTCAATGCAAGCCACAAGTTTTTCGAAGTGTTTATGTTCATTGGCCCCCAACAAGCCATAATGGG AAAACAGGAGAAGATCATGTTGATATTATCACTTTCTACAATGAAGTATTTATTCCTGCTGTCAAGCCTTTGTTAGTGGAGGTTGGACCTGGTGCTAGTCCAAAGaggaaagaagagggaaaag TAGGTCCATACCCAGAATCCCCTCGGCTAGCTCGGTTTCCGAACCTTCCTGACATGTCTCCAAAGAAGGTTTCTGCTACTCATAATGTATATGTCTCGCCACTACGATCATCAAAG ATGGATACTTTACTCTCACCAAGCCCAAAGAGCTATTATGCATGTGTCGGCGAGAGTACCTATGCGTTCCAAAGCCCCTCCAAGGACCTGAAGGCTATCAACAACCGCCTAAATAG TTGGAAGAAAGTTAGCGGACGATTGAACTTCGACATTGTCAGCGATCTGGTCGTTGCCAGTAGCCTCAACGGCGTTCAAAATGCCAAGCCCGCAGCCACGGAAGTGGTTCCCACCAAGACACCGGTGAAGTGCGAGCCATCTGAATCGTGA
- the LOC100217179 gene encoding retinoblastoma-related protein 3 isoform X3: MDGVAKPSTSSGSGVTDSASAAAASIDERFADLCESKLGLDDSMTRQAMQLFNETKNIKSSMSSLGGGSPEEVERFWSACVMYCVSRLSKARRSKESGSVSLCQILRASKLNIVDFFKEMPQFCIKVAHILTGLYGSDWEKRLELKELQANVVHLSLLSRHYKRAYQELFLPNDGKCSDSSSESNNQEVSDYYRFGWLLFLVLRIQTFSRFKDLVTSTNELVSVLAVLIIHIPVRLRNFDIKDSSYFGKKSDRGVSLIASLCEKYHTSEDELSKALEKTNTLILDILKKKPWTATSACQQDNLTFIDPGLTVFKDLLQGGSLKSSLLILEKEYENAINTRGELDERMFANDEDSLLGSGSLSGGAINLPGTKRKYDVMASPAKSISSPNPMSPPRFCLSPKGNSFCNSKMAPITPVSTAMTTAKWLRSTVSPLPSKPSGELLRFFSACDKDVTDDIVHRAGIILGAIFTSSSFGEQICTNMRSANRMDAIWTEQRKMEALKLYYRVLESMCRAESQILSGNNLTLLLSNERFHRCMIACSAELVLATHKTVTLMFPAVLEKTGITAFDLSKVIEGFVRHEDTLPRELKRHLNSLEERLLESMSWEKGSSMYNSLIVARPVLSIEINRLGLLAEPMPSLDAIAAHHNISMGGLPPLPFQKQERLQDKDEIRSPKRACTERRHVPVDSNSFRSQVKDSIKLKLPPPLQSAFASPTRPNPAAGGETCAETGIAVFFSKISKLAAIRIRSLCERLQLSQQVLERVYSLVQQILSQQTGLFFNRHIDQIILCSIYGVAKISQLQLSFKEIVFGYRKQPQCKPQVFRSVYVHWPPTSHNGKTGEDHVDIITFYNEVFIPAVKPLLVEVGPGASPKRKEEGKGPYPESPRLARFPNLPDMSPKKVSATHNVYVSPLRSSKMDTLLSPSPKSYYACVGESTYAFQSPSKDLKAINNRLNSWKKVSGRLNFDIVSDLVVASSLNGVQNAKPAATEVVPTKTPVKCEPSES; the protein is encoded by the exons ATGGACGGAGTCGCCAAGCCGTCCACGAGCTCGGGGTCGGGGGTCACGGATAGTGCCTCCGCCGCCGCGGCCTCCATAGATGAGAGGTTCGCCGATCTGTGCGAG AGCAAGCTGGGACTAGACGACAGCATGACGAGGCAGGCAATGCAGCTTTTCAATGAGACCAAGAACATCAAGTCCAGCATGTCTTCCTTGGGCGGTGGATCG CCCGAGGAGGTCGAGAGGTTCTGGTCTGCCTGTGTTATGTACTGTGTGTCAAGGCTCAGCAAAGCGCGGAGGTCGAAGGAAAGTGGCAGTGTCTCACTTTGCCAGATTTTGAGGGCATCTAAGCTGAA CATTGTGGATTTTTTCAAGGAGATGCCGCAATTCTGCATAAAGGTTGCACACATTTTGACTGGCCTATATGGTTCAGATTGGGAAAAGAGGCTTGAG TTGAAGGAACTGCAAGCGAATGTTGTCCATTTAAGCTTGCTAAGCAG GCACTACAAGCGTGCATATCAGGAGCTATTCTTGCCAAATGATGGAAAGTGTTCAGACAGCTCTTCAGAATCAAACAACCAAGAGGTTTCTGATTATTATCGCTTTGGATGGTTGCTCTTTTTAGTCCTAAGAATCCAAACATTCAGCAGATTCAAGGATCTTGTGACATCTACGAATGAACTAGTTTCTGTGTTG GCTGTACTTATCATTCATATTCCTGTGCGGCTAAGGAATTTCGATATAAAGGATTCATCCTACTTTG GTAAGAAATCAGATAGGGGAGTCAGTCTTATTGCTTCTCTGTGTGAAAAATATCATACCTCAGAAGATGAGTTGAGCAAAGCACTGGAGAAGACAAATACTCTCATACTGGATATTTTGAAAAAGAAGCCATGGACAGCTACTTCAGCATGCCAACAGGATAATTTGACTTTCATTGATCCAG GGTTGACAGTTTTTAAGGATTTGCTTCAGGGAGGCTCATTGAAATCAAGTCTTCTAATCCTGGAAAAAGAATATGAAAATGCAATTAACACAAGAGGCGAGCTAGATGAGCGCATGTTTGCTAATGATGAGGACAGTTTACTTGGCAGTGGAAGCCTTTCAGGTGGAGCCATTAATTTACCAGGCACAAAG AGAAAGTATGATGTTATGGCCTCACCTGCAAAATCAATATCAAGCCCAAATCCAATGTCTCCTCCACGTTTTTGTCTATCTCCTAAAGGAAACAGCTTTTGCAACTCAAAGATGGCTCCTATCACTCCAGTGAGCACAGCCATGACAACTGCCAAGTGGCTTCGGAGTACAGTATCTCCGCTTCCATCAAAACCTTCTGGGGAACTATTGCGCTTCTTCTCAGCATGTGATAAGGATGTAACAGATGACATTGTACACAGAGCTGGGATTATACTTGGAGCCATATTCACGAGCAGTTCTTTTGGTGAACAGATCTGTACTAATATGCGAAGCGCTAATAGGATGGATGCTATTTGGACAGAGCAAAGAAAAATGGAAGCCCTTAAGCTATATTATAGGGTTCTGGAATCTATGTGTAGGGCAGAGTCACAGATCTTGAGTGGGAACAATCTTACATTACTTTTGTCTAATGAACGTTTCCATCGGTGTATGATTGCATGTTCTGCGGAGTTAGTTCTTGCAACTCACAAGACTGTCACTTTGATGTTCCCagctgtgttggagaagactggcATTACAGCCTTTGACTTGAGTAAAGTCATAGAGGGTTTTGTTCGGCATGAAGATACACTCCCCAGAGAGTTAAAGCGTCATCTGAATTCTCTTGAGGAACGGCTTCTGGAAAGCATGTCATGGGAGAAAGGGTCATCAATGTACAATTCTTTGATTGTTGCTAGGCCAGTACTATCTATCGAAATAAATCGGTTAGGTTTACTGGCTGAACCGATGCCATCACTTGATGCAATTGCAGCACATCATAATATCTCAATGGGTGGCCTGCCGCCTCTTCCCTTCCAGAAACAGGAGCGTTTGCAAG ATAAAGATGAAATCAGGTCTCCCAAAAGGGCGTGCACTGAGAGGAGACATGTGCCGGTGGACAGCAATTCATTTCGATCACAAGTGAAGGACAGTATTAAATTGAAGCTACCACCTCCTCTTCAATCAGCTTTTGCAAG TCCAACAAGACCGAATCCTGCAGCAGGAGGTGAAACATGCGCAGAGACAGGAATAGCTGTGTTCTTTAGCAAG ATATCAAAACTTGCAGCCATTAGAATCAGAAGTCTCTGTGAAAGACTGCAACTTTCTCAGCAAGTTCTGGAGCGAGTATATTCCCTTGTCCAGCAAATCCTTAGCCAACAGACTGGTCTCTTCTTCAACAGGCACATTGATCAGATCATACTATGCAGCATATATGGAGTTGCCAAG ATCTCTCAACTGCAACTTTCATTCAAGGAGATTGTTTTTGGGTATAGGAAACAACCTCAATGCAAGCCACAAGTTTTTCGAAGTGTTTATGTTCATTGGCCCCCAACAAGCCATAATGGG AAAACAGGAGAAGATCATGTTGATATTATCACTTTCTACAATGAAGTATTTATTCCTGCTGTCAAGCCTTTGTTAGTGGAGGTTGGACCTGGTGCTAGTCCAAAGaggaaagaagagggaaaag GTCCATACCCAGAATCCCCTCGGCTAGCTCGGTTTCCGAACCTTCCTGACATGTCTCCAAAGAAGGTTTCTGCTACTCATAATGTATATGTCTCGCCACTACGATCATCAAAG ATGGATACTTTACTCTCACCAAGCCCAAAGAGCTATTATGCATGTGTCGGCGAGAGTACCTATGCGTTCCAAAGCCCCTCCAAGGACCTGAAGGCTATCAACAACCGCCTAAATAG TTGGAAGAAAGTTAGCGGACGATTGAACTTCGACATTGTCAGCGATCTGGTCGTTGCCAGTAGCCTCAACGGCGTTCAAAATGCCAAGCCCGCAGCCACGGAAGTGGTTCCCACCAAGACACCGGTGAAGTGCGAGCCATCTGAATCGTGA